The Thunnus thynnus chromosome 2, fThuThy2.1, whole genome shotgun sequence genome includes a region encoding these proteins:
- the LOC137171773 gene encoding zinc-binding protein A33-like has product MAERAVLESFLSCHVCSETFRDPVSLTCNHSFCSSCLQKFREQAENKNCLICQRKSSKVQPGVKFPLKELADSFARRQKAGSSDIEKGEKKEEVVCSKHQEEPKLFCEDEQRAVCPVCEFSPHQSHKVVPVEQAVSDLKDQLKSDLKSLQDKRDKYKQVEKTYNEVIQHSKKQLLSTEKQIRAEFNKLHQFLKEEEESRLAALREEEEQKGKTISREMKRIQEQIPLCQTTRARAQCSLSDPQLVSGALIDVAKHLGNLSFRVWEKMKEKVHFSPVILDPNTANLYLYLSNDLTSVRRGDTKQQLPDNPERSTNYTNVLGSEGFSSGKHSWEVEVGDHPVWTVGLAKESVDRKGVRSVSPKCGIWCLVYRSGKYTNGLGKTVSVKKSLQRIRVQLDYDRWKCPSTYCKTKTVLFSP; this is encoded by the exons ATGGCTGAGAGAGCTGTTCTTGAAAGTTTCCTGAGTTGCCATGTGTGCTCAGAGACTTTCAGAGATCCTGTGTCTCTGACCTGCAACCACAGCTTCTGTTCAAGCTGTCTGCAAAAATTCAgggaacaagctgaaaacaaaaactgtctcATTTGTCAAAGAAAATCCTCAAAGGTTCAACCAGGAGTGAAATTTCCACTGAAGGAACTCGCTGACTCTTTTGCTAGGAGACAGAAAGCTGGATCATCTGACatagaaaaaggagaaaagaaagaggaggtggTGTGTAGCAAACATCAAGAAGAGCCTAAATTGTTCTGTGAGGATGAACAGAGAGCTGTGTgtcctgtctgtgagttttcTCCCCACCAGAGTCACAAGGTGGTTCCTGTAGAACAAGCAGTCAGTGACCTGAAGGACCAGCTGAAATCTGACTTAAAGTCTCTACAGGACAAGAGggacaaatacaaacaagtggagaaaacatacaatgaaGTGATTCAACACTCCAAGAAGCAGCTGTTGtccacagagaagcagatcaGAGCAGAGTTCAACAAGCTCCACCAGttcctgaaagaggaagaggagtccaGACTGGCagctctgagggaggaagaggagcagaagggGAAGACtatcagcagagagatgaagaggattCAGGAGCAGATCCCTCTCTGTCAGACA ACCAGAGCCAGAGCCCAGTGCTCACTGTCAGATCCACAGCTGGTCTCAGGAGCGCTGATAGAtgtggccaaacacctgggcaacctgtCCTTCAGAGTctgggagaagatgaaggagaaggtcCACTTCAGTCCTGTCATTCTGGACCCAAACACTGCAAACCTCTATCTCTATCTGTCTAAtgatctgaccagtgtgagacGTGGAGACACAAAACAGCAGCTCCCTGATAATCCAGAGAGAAGCACTAATTATACCAATGTTCTGGGCTCTGAGGGCTTCAGCTCAGGGAAACACAGCTGGGAGGTAGAGGTGGGAGACCATCCTGTCTGGACTGTGGGTTTAGCTAAAGAGTCAGTTGACAGGAAGGGAGTGAGATCTGTCTCACCAAAATGTGGAATCTGGTGTTTAGTGTATCGCAGTGGAAAATACACTAATGGTCTTGGTAAGACTGTCAGTGTGAAGAAGAGTCTTCAGAGGATCAGAGTCCAGCTGGACTATGACAGGTGGAAGTGTCCTTCTACATACTGCAAAACTAAAACTGTACTCTTCTCACCATGA
- the LOC137172551 gene encoding trichohyalin-like, whose amino-acid sequence MNKSSRGDFEDSFTRLWSPGDIDTDRGRQEPEERRKRTMAQFQERGRRKEERERQVDEQKEREEQEKNDSGMERVKRILVKPWIFAKKEKETQVDKQKGVEEPEELVELVELEELVELVELEELVELEELEEPEEPEEPEEPEEPEEPEEPEEPEEPEEPEEPEEPEEPEEPEERRKRTMAQFQEWARRKEERERQAGKQIEREEQGESDSGMEEKGKGRAVKAWTLTKEESEIQEKWERRERARQEWWERKERIRQERWERERKKREEKEMQKRKKEERKRQEMMEKEKQRREKKERDRQEREVREQEKRERKERERQEKEDRKQEERERKERERQEKKERKREKRERDELEKRAREERKREKRERKERERQEKEDRKREERERKERERQEKKERKRGKRERGELEKQAGEERKRQKQAEKEKRNGEEMGVTGVEKERERGEEEIESQGWKGQEEEETQRTAPKGGLLSRLNIWCINSGRRNVTRAINRTYEREWFIALSLSGDTVRQQEIKILREWRRRSELLRLKRTLENEKAQEEEKQRRKREMKSNLKVSHKQSNKSVWTRIQKVFRSRKQIYTDIDEYQIINIT is encoded by the exons ATGAATAAATCCAGTCGTGGAGACTTTGAAGACTCCTTTACGAGACTTTGGTCTCCAGGAGATATCGACACGGACAGAGGAAGACAGGAGCCAGAGGAGCGAAGGAAGAGGACGATGGCCCAGTTCCAGGAGAGGGgcaggagaaaggaggagagggagagacaggtggatgaacagaaagaaagagaggagcaggagaagaATGACAGTGGGATGGAGAGAGTGAAGAGGATACTGGTCAAGCCATGGATCTTTGCAAAGAAGGAGAAGGAAACACAGGTGGATAAACAGAAAGGAGTAGAGGAGCCGGAGGAGCTAGTGGAGCTAGTGGAGCTAGAGGAGCTAGTGGAGCTAGTGGAGCTAGAGGAGCTAGTGGAGCTAGAGGAGCTAGAGGAGCCAGAGGAGCCAGAGGAGCCAGAAGAGCCAGAGGAGCCAGAAGAGCCAGAAGAGCCAGAGGAGCCAGAGGAGCCAGAGGAGCCAGAGGAGCCAGAAGAGCCAGAGGAGCCAGAGGAGCCAGAGGAGCGAAGGAAGAGGACGATGGCGCAGTTCCAGGAGTGGGccaggagaaaggaggagagggaaagacagGCAGGTAAACAGATAGAAAGAGAGGAGCAGGGGGAGAGTGACAGTGGGATGGAGGAGAAAGGTAAGGGGAGAGCGGTCAAGGCATGGAccttgacaaaggaggagagTGAAATACAGGAGAAgtgggagaggagggaaagagcaAGACAGGAGTGGtgggagaggaaggaaagaataAGACAGGAAaggtgggagagagaaagaaagaaaagggaggagaaagaaatgcagaagaggaagaaagaggagagaaaaagacaggagatgatggaaaaagaaaaacagaggagggagaaaaaagagagagatagacaggagagggaggtgagggaacaagagaaaagggagaggaaggagagggaaaggcaggagaaggaggatagaaaacaagaggaaagggaaagaaaagagagggaaaggcaggagaagaaggaaagaaaacgagagaaaagggagagggaCGAGTTAGAAAAGCGggcgagggaggagagaaaacgagagaaaagggagaggaaggagagggaaagGCAGGAGAAGGAGGATAGAAAACGAgaggaaagggaaagaaaagagagggaaaggcaggagaagaaggagagaaaacgAGGGAAAAGGGAGAGGGGAGAGTTAGAAAAGCAGgcaggggaggagagaaaaagacaaaagcaggcagagaaagaaaaaagaaatggggAAGAGATGGGGGTGACAGGTGTGGAGAAGGAACGAGAAAGGGGGGAAGAGGAAATAGAAAGCCAAGGGTGGAAAGgacaagaagaggaggaaacacaaagaacgGCTCCAAAAGGTGGCCTCCTCTCCAGACTGAACATCTGGTGTATCAACTCCGGGAGAAGGAACGTCACCAGAGCCATCAACAGGACCTATGAGAGGGAGTGGTTCATCGCACTTAGTC tttCAGGCGACACGGTCAGACAACAGGAGATTAAGATATTGAGGGAGTGGCGTAGGAGGAGCGAGCTGCTCAGGTTAAAACGAACACTGGAAAATGAGAAGGCacaggaagaggagaaacaaagaCGGAAGAGGGAGATGAAGAGCAACTTAAAAGTAAGCCACAAACAAAGCAACAAGTCAGTATGGACCAGGATACAAAAGGTGTTCAGGTCACGGAAACAAATATACACAGACATAGATGAATATCAAATTATTAACATCACCTGA
- the LOC137171780 gene encoding UDP-glucuronosyltransferase 2A2-like, with translation MIQLRLVTLAALFCSLLSADGGKVLVFPVDGSHWVNMKVLIQELHSRGHNITVIRPENSWYIKAESHHYQSITLDVAPGFDVNNMNNFTARMLQLRREVHSSTSAFIKAGDEFMVMMDRVHKAVVDKLQKIFEDAKLMQFFQEAKYDVVLTDPFLGGGVLLAHRLGLPLVLNVRWTVMEDGHHTVAPSPLSYVPIPGSELTDRMSFWQRVKNVFFSLMVLNVQVIIKDSHYTPFVHRHFGPDVHYDELVQAADVWLMRTDFTFEFPRPTMPNVVYMGGFQCKPSKALSQDLEDFVQSSAEHGVIIMSLGTLVGNLPEDIAEHVAAAFAQLPQKVIWRHTGKRPSTLGNNTLLLDWLPQNDLLGHPKTRVFVAHGGTNGLQEAIYHGVPIVGLPLMFDQDDNLFRMRARGVAKVLDINTLHKDNFLEAVKEVLHQPSYRENMQELSRLHRDQPLKPLDRAMFWIEFVMRHKGAAHLKTDSYKMSWIQYHSIDVITLLLVSVMLMSLICILTVKCLWCKVFGRKKKNPK, from the coding sequence ATGATCCAGTTGAGACTGGTGACACTGGCTGCACTGTTCTGCTCTCTTCTTAGTGCTGATGGAGGGAAAGTCCTTGTTTTCCCTGTGGATGGAAGCCACTGGGTCAACATGAAAGTCCTCATCCAAGAGCTCCACTCCAGAGGTCACAACATCACAGTGATCCGGCCTGAAAACAGCTGGTATATCAAAGCAGAGTCCCATCACTACCAGTCAATCACCCTCGATGTTGCTCCTGGATTTGATGTGAACAACATGAATAATTTTACAGCAAGAATGCTGCAACTCCGGCGTGAGGTCCATAGTTCAACTTCAGCTTTCATCAAAGCTGGAGACGAATTTATGGTGATGATGGATCGTGTTCACAAAGCCGTGGTTGATAAATTGCAGAAGATTTTTGAGGATGCTAAACTGATGCAGTTCTTCCAAGAGGCCAAGTATGATGTTGTTCTGACTGACCCCTTCCTTGGCGGAGGGGTTCTTCTGGCTCATCGGTTGGGTCTGCCTCTGGTCTTGAATGTACGATGGACAGTCATGGAAGACGGACATCACACAGTTGCTCCCTCACCGCTCTCATACGTTCCCATACCAGGCAGTGAACTGACTGATAGGATGAGTTTTTGGCAaagggtgaaaaatgttttcttctcattaATGGTACTTAATGTCCAGGTGATAATAAAAGACTCTCACTACACACCATTTGTCCACCGTCACTTCGGTCCTGATGTCCACTATGATGAGCTTGTTCAGGCAGCAGATGTTTGGCTGATGAGAACTGACTTCACCTTTGAGTTCCCTCGTCCCACCATGCCCAATGTTGTCTACATGGGCGGGTTTCAGTGTAAACCCTCCAAAGCGCTTTCTCAAGATCTGGAGGACTTTGTCCAGAGCTCTGCAGAGCACGGTGTCATTATTATGAGCTTGGGGACCTTGGTGGGGAATCTCCCTGAGGATATAGCAGAACATGTGGCTGCTGCTTTTGCACAGTTGCCTCAGAAGGTCATCTGGAGGCATACCGGGAAGAGACCGTCCACCCTGGGAAACAACACCCTGCTGCTGGACTGGCTGCCCCAAAATGACCTCTTAGGACACCCAAAGACCAGAGTTTTTGTGGCTCATGGAGGCACCAATGGACTTCAAGAGGCCATCTACCACGGAGTTCCCATTGTCGGCCTTCCTCTGATGTTTGACCAGGATGATAACCTGTTCAGGATGAGAGCGAGGGGCGTTGCCAAAGTGCTGGACATCAACACGTTACACAAAGACAACTTCCTGGAGGCGGTGAAGGAGGTGCTTCACCAGCCGTCCTACAGGGAGAACATGCAGGAGCTGTCCAGGCTGCACAGAGACCAGCCCCTGAAACCTCTGGACCGAGCCATGTTCTGGATCGAGTTTGTCATGAGACACAAGGGAGCAGCTCACTTAAAGACTGACTCCTACAAGATGTCTTGGATTCAGTACCACTCCATCGATGTAATCACACTGTTACTAGTGTCAGTCATGCTGATGTCCctgatttgcattttaacagTGAAATGTTTGTGGTGTAAAGTGTTTggtaggaagaaaaaaaaccccaaataa